Proteins found in one Mangifera indica cultivar Alphonso chromosome 15, CATAS_Mindica_2.1, whole genome shotgun sequence genomic segment:
- the LOC123197334 gene encoding condensin complex subunit 1-like isoform X1, translating into MTLSRHFVFPHNFRALEAVEEQDDNLLSVQNPFNISSMRPSQLEEFVKGVSFDLSDKELFCVEEQNVFDRVYSLVGGFSSLSPSCKINLVESLRSNFSVLLPNIDSLSRVSEGEDDESPVIERLTSHRNAFKIYTFFLFSIIFAEDSNISPNNNAKVTTTARKKQMANSWNWELQRGRMLNLIANSLDINLSLLFGSSDPDENYLSFVVKNAFSLFENAVLLRDTDTKDALCRIIGACATKYHYTAQSCASILHLIHKYDFVVIHMADAVAGAEKKYADGTLASYLIREIGRTNPKAYVKDTMGAENIGRFLVELADRLPKLVSTNIGLLVPHFGGESYKIRNALVGVLGRLVAKAFKDVDGEVSSKSVRLRTKQAMMEILLERCRDVSAYTRSRVLQVWAELCEEHSVSIGLWNEVAEVAAGRLEDRSAIVRKSALNLLIVMLQHNPFGPQLRIVSFDATLEQYKRKLSEFESNIPSESVEHVLPSENDTYYGNSEIDDVNAEEVVKEQQESLADSYLPHSEEGIAEKDTSLPDVGNLEQTRALVASLEAGLRFSKCVSATMPTLVQLMASSSSSDVENTILLLMRCKQFQIDGAEACLHKMLPLVFSQDKSIYEAVENAFITIYIKKNPVETAKNLLNLAIDSNIGDQAAMEFIISALVSKGDISTSMISALWDFFCFNVSGTTAEKSRGALSVLCMAAKSSNMILGSHLQDIIDIGFGRWAKEEPLLARTACIAFQRLCEEDKKKLLLSNGSRVFGILESLITGFWLPDNIWFAAADKAISAIYSTHPAPEAKAADLVKKSINSVFHSNGGDKLQKDIDNGNDSMLTTVQVGKLGRCLFVVSHVAMNQLVYIESCARKIQKQKIRKDKMFDDHQNVHDNGSMNTNVPMDSSINAELGLAASEEAILDTLTERAEKEIVSGASNDKNLIGQCGQFLSRLCRNFSLMQKYPDLQASAVLALCRFMIIDANYCEANLQLLFTVVESAPSEIVRSNCTIALGDLAVRFPNLLEPWTEKMYSRLQDPSVSVRKNAVLVLSHLILNDMMKVKGYINEMAIRVEDDNERISNLAKLFFHELSKKGSNPIYNLLPDILGKLSNQNLRWESFCNIMQLLIGSIKKDKQMEALVEKLCNRFSGVTDIRQWEYISYCLSQLAFTEKGMKKLMEAFKIYEHALSEDSVMEHFRSIINKGKKFVKPELKVCIEEFEEKLNKFHIEKKEQELATRNAQIHRQKVGTMEKFVEDCNSRGESAESDTSEDGEVVDPCLEGVTQCLDDVSSLESGNSKEHSGMSSEVVESETDDVEVQSSKIDMKGASKSRVKKSNIKDVNGNISASNRNSKSK; encoded by the exons ATGACTCTGTCTCGGCACTTCGTTTTTCCGCATAACTTCCGAGCCCTGGAAGCCGTAGAAGAACAAGATGACAATCTTCTTTCCGTCCAGAACCCTTTCAACATCTCCTCGATGCGCCCTTCTCAGCTTGAAGAATTCGTCAAAG GTGTATCTTTTGACCTATCCGACAAAGAGCTCTTCTGTGTTGAGGAGCAAAATGTGTTTGATCGTGTTTATTCATTGGTTGGGGGCTTTTCTAGTCTCAGCCCGTCTTGTAAAATCAATCTTGTAGAGAGTCTTCGGTCCAATTTCAGTGTCCTCCTCCCAAATATAGATTCCCTATCTCGTGTCTCTGAGGGTGAGGATGATGAATCGCCAGTAATAGAACGCCTTACTTCACATCGTAATGCTTTTAAAATATACACTTTCTTCCTCTTTAGTATCATTTTTGCCGAAGATTCGAATATATCCCCCAACAACAATGCAAAG GTTACAACAACTGCAAGGAAGAAACAAATGGCAAACTCATGGAATTGGGAGTTACAAAGGGGTAGAATGCTTAATTTAATTGCCAATTCGCTCGACATCAACCTTTCCTTGCTTTTTGGTTCATCAGACCCAGATGAAAACTATTTATCTTTTGTTGTAAA AAATGCATTTTCTCTGTTTGAGAATGCAGTGCTTTTGAGAGATACAGACACAAAAGATGCTTTGTGTCGTATAATTGGGGCTTGTGCTACAAAATACCACTACACTGCTCAGTCTTGTGCTTCAATCTTGCACCTGATTCACAAATATGATTTTGTTGTCATCCACATGGCAGATGCTGTTGCTGGGGCTGAAAAGAAGTATGCTGATGGAACTTTGGCAAGTTATCTCATCAGAGAGATTGGGAGAACTAATCCTAAAGCCTATGTTAAGGATACCATGGGGGCAGAAAATATTGGACGTTTTCTGGTGGAGCTTGCTGATCGGCTGCCAAAGTTGGTTTCAACCAACATTGGACTTCTAGTGCCACACTTTGGTGGGGAGTCTTATAAGATAAGGAATGCTCTTGTTGGGGTTTTGGGAAGGTTGGTTGCAAAGGCATTTAAGGACGTTGATGGAGAAGTGAGTTCTAAATCTGTCCGTCTTAGAACCAAGCAAGCCATGATGGAGATTTTGCTTGAACGGTGTCGAGATGTTTCAGCTTACACTAGGAGTCGGGTTCTACAGGTTTGGGCTGAATTATGTGAAGAGCATTCTGTTTCAATTGGATTGTGGAATGAGGTTGCCGAAGTTGCTGCTGGGAGGTTGGAGGATAGGAGTGCTATTGTTAGAAAATCTGCATTAAATTTGCTCATCGTGATGTTGCAACATAATCCTTTTGGTCCACAACTTCGAATAGTTTCATTTGATGCAACATTAGAGCAGTACAAGAGGAAGCTAAGCGAGTTTGAGTCCAATATTCCTTCAGAAAGTGTTGAACATGTTTTGCCATCTGAAAATGATACTTACTACGGAAATAGCGAAATTGATGATGTAAATGCTGAGGAGGTGGTCAAGGAGCAGCAAGAGAGTTTGGCTGATAGTTATTTGCCTCATAGCGAAGAAGGGATTGCTGAGAAGGATACTTCTTTGCCAGATGTTGGGAACTTGGAGCAGACCAGGGCATTGGTTGCTTCACTTGAGGCTGGCTTGAGATTTTCCAAGTGTGTATCTGCCACAATGCCAACTCTTGTTCAATTGAtggcttcatcttcttcaagtGATGTTGAGAACACGATTCTTTTGTTGATGAGGTGCAAACAGTTCCAAATTGATGGTGCTGAAGCTTGCCTCCATAAGATGTTGCCACTA GTATTTTCTCAAGATAAATCTATCTATGAAGCTGTGGAGAATGCTTTcattactatttatataaagaaaaaccCAGTGGAAACTGCTAAAAATCTTTTGAATCTCGCGATAGATTCAAATATAGGAGATCAAGCAGCCATGGAGTTTATTATTTCTGCCTTGGTGTCCAAAGGAGATATATCTACGAGTATG ATATCAGCATTATGggattttttttgctttaatgTTAGTGGAACCACAGCAGAGAAAAGTCGTGGTGCTCTGTCTGTCCTTTGCATGGCTGCAAAATCATCCAATATGATTCTTGGATCTCACTTACAAGATATTATTGATATTGGATTTGGTCGTTGGGCTAAAGAAGAACCTCTGCTTGCTAGGACAGCATGTATTGCTTTTCAGAGATTGTGTGAAGAAGATAAGAAGAAACTTTTGCTTAGTAATGGCAGCCGGGTGTTTGGTATTCTAGAAAGCTTAATTACTGGCTTTTGGCTTCCAGATAATATATGGTTTGCTGCTGCTGATAAAGCAATAAGTGCCATTTATAGTACTCATCCAGCTCCGGAAGCCAAAGCTGCTGATCTTGTTAAGAAGTCTATTAACTCTGTCTTTCATTCTAATGGGGGAGATAAGCTGCAGAAGGACATAGACAATGGTAACGATAGCATGCTAACCACAGTTCAAGTTGGAAAACTTGGTAGGTGTTTATTTGTTGTAAGTCATGTGGCCATGAACCAACTGGTATATATCGAGTCTTGCGCTCGGAAAATCCAGAAACAGAAAATCAGAAAGGATAAAATGTTTGATGATCATCAAAATGTGCATGATAATGGCTCCATGAACACTAATGTACCAATG GACAGTAGTATCAATGCTGAATTAGGTCTTGCTGCCTCTGAAGAGGCAATACTTGATACACTAACTGAAAGGgcagaaaaagaaattgtttctGGTGCTTCCAATGATAAGAATTTGATTGGACAATGTGGACAGTTCCTATCAAGGCTTTGTAGAAATTTTTCTCTGATGCAAAAG TATCCTGATTTACAGGCATCTGCAGTCCTTGCTCTGTGTCGATTTATGATTATTGATGCAAACTATTG TGAAGCAAATCTTCAACTTCTGTTCACGGTTGTGGAGAGTGCACCCTCAGAAATTGTTCGTTCCAATTGCACCATCGCTCTTGGAGATTTGGCTGTCCGCTTTCCTAATCTGTTAGAACCTTGGACTGAGAAAATGTATTCCCGCCTACAAGACCCATCTGTTTCTGTCCGGAAAAATGCTGTTCTGGTGCTTTCGCATCTCATATTAAATGACATGATGAAG GTGAAAGGGTACATAAATGAGATGGCTATACGAGTAGAAGATGATAATGAGAGGATTTCAAACCTGGCTAAACTATTTTTCCATGAGCTGTCTAAGAAAG GAAGCAATCCTATATATAATTTACTTCCTGATATACTCGGCAAATTATCTAACCAGAACTTGAGGTGGGAATCTTTTTGCAACATCATGCAACTCTTGATTGGTTCCAtcaagaag GATAAACAAATGGAAGCTCTTGTTGAGAAACTTTGCAATAGGTTTAGTGGGGTGACAG ATATTAGACAATGGGAATATATTTCCTATTGTCTTTCTCAGCTTGCATTTACTGAAAAGGGAATGAAAAAGCTCATGGAGGCATTCAAGATCTATGAGCATGCCCTGTCAGAGGATTCTGTCATGGAGCATTTTAGAAGTATAATTAACAAG GGTAAGAAATTTGTAAAACCAGAACTCAAAGTGTGCATCGAGGAGTTTGAGGAAAAGCTTAATAAATTCCACATTGAAAAGAAGGAGCAAGAATTGGCAACAAGAAATGCTCAAATTCATAGGCAAAAAGTTGGTACGATGGAAAAGTTTGTGGAGGACTGCAATTCTAGAGGAGAGAGTGCAGAATCTGATACTTCTGAAG ATGGTGAAGTTGTTGATCCATGTTTGGAAGGGGTGACCCAATGTTTGGATGATGTATCAAGTTTAGAATCTGGCAACTCAAAAGAACATTCTGGTATGTCTAGTGAGGTGGTAGAGTCTGAAACAGATGATGTTGAAGTTCAATCCTCAAAAATTGACATGAAAG GGGCATCCAAATCAAGAGTTAAGAAAAGCAACATCAAGGATGTAAACGGCAACATTTCTGCATCAAATAGAAATAGCAAGTCGAAATGA
- the LOC123197334 gene encoding condensin complex subunit 1-like isoform X2: MTLSRHFVFPHNFRALEAVEEQDDNLLSVQNPFNISSMRPSQLEEFVKGVSFDLSDKELFCVEEQNVFDRVYSLVGGFSSLSPSCKINLVESLRSNFSVLLPNIDSLSRVSEGEDDESPVIERLTSHRNAFKIYTFFLFSIIFAEDSNISPNNNAKVTTTARKKQMANSWNWELQRGRMLNLIANSLDINLSLLFGSSDPDENYLSFVVKNAFSLFENAVLLRDTDTKDALCRIIGACATKYHYTAQSCASILHLIHKYDFVVIHMADAVAGAEKKYADGTLASYLIREIGRTNPKAYVKDTMGAENIGRFLVELADRLPKLVSTNIGLLVPHFGGESYKIRNALVGVLGRLVAKAFKDVDGEVSSKSVRLRTKQAMMEILLERCRDVSAYTRSRVLQVWAELCEEHSVSIGLWNEVAEVAAGRLEDRSAIVRKSALNLLIVMLQHNPFGPQLRIVSFDATLEQYKRKLSEFESNIPSESVEHVLPSENDTYYGNSEIDDVNAEEVVKEQQESLADSYLPHSEEGIAEKDTSLPDVGNLEQTRALVASLEAGLRFSKCVSATMPTLVQLMASSSSSDVENTILLLMRCKQFQIDGAEACLHKMLPLVFSQDKSIYEAVENAFITIYIKKNPVETAKNLLNLAIDSNIGDQAAMEFIISALVSKGDISTSMISALWDFFCFNVSGTTAEKSRGALSVLCMAAKSSNMILGSHLQDIIDIGFGRWAKEEPLLARTACIAFQRLCEEDKKKLLLSNGSRVFGILESLITGFWLPDNIWFAAADKAISAIYSTHPAPEAKAADLVKKSINSVFHSNGGDKLQKDIDNGNDSMLTTVQVGKLGRCLFVVSHVAMNQLVYIESCARKIQKQKIRKDKMFDDHQNVHDNGSMNTNVPMDSSINAELGLAASEEAILDTLTERAEKEIVSGASNDKNLIGQCGQFLSRLCRNFSLMQKYPDLQASAVLALCRFMIIDANYCEANLQLLFTVVESAPSEIVRSNCTIALGDLAVRFPNLLEPWTEKMYSRLQDPSVSVRKNAVLVLSHLILNDMMKVKGYINEMAIRVEDDNERISNLAKLFFHELSKKGSNPIYNLLPDILGKLSNQNLRWESFCNIMQLLIGSIKKDKQMEALVEKLCNRFSGVTDIRQWEYISYCLSQLAFTEKGMKKLMEAFKIYEHALSEDSVMEHFRSIINKGKKFVKPELKVCIEEFEEKLNKFHIEKKEQELATRNAQIHRQKVGTMEKFVEDCNSRGESAESDTSEDGEVVDPCLEGVTQCLDDVSSLESGNSKEHSGMSSEVVESETDDVEVQSSKIDMKVCNHL, from the exons ATGACTCTGTCTCGGCACTTCGTTTTTCCGCATAACTTCCGAGCCCTGGAAGCCGTAGAAGAACAAGATGACAATCTTCTTTCCGTCCAGAACCCTTTCAACATCTCCTCGATGCGCCCTTCTCAGCTTGAAGAATTCGTCAAAG GTGTATCTTTTGACCTATCCGACAAAGAGCTCTTCTGTGTTGAGGAGCAAAATGTGTTTGATCGTGTTTATTCATTGGTTGGGGGCTTTTCTAGTCTCAGCCCGTCTTGTAAAATCAATCTTGTAGAGAGTCTTCGGTCCAATTTCAGTGTCCTCCTCCCAAATATAGATTCCCTATCTCGTGTCTCTGAGGGTGAGGATGATGAATCGCCAGTAATAGAACGCCTTACTTCACATCGTAATGCTTTTAAAATATACACTTTCTTCCTCTTTAGTATCATTTTTGCCGAAGATTCGAATATATCCCCCAACAACAATGCAAAG GTTACAACAACTGCAAGGAAGAAACAAATGGCAAACTCATGGAATTGGGAGTTACAAAGGGGTAGAATGCTTAATTTAATTGCCAATTCGCTCGACATCAACCTTTCCTTGCTTTTTGGTTCATCAGACCCAGATGAAAACTATTTATCTTTTGTTGTAAA AAATGCATTTTCTCTGTTTGAGAATGCAGTGCTTTTGAGAGATACAGACACAAAAGATGCTTTGTGTCGTATAATTGGGGCTTGTGCTACAAAATACCACTACACTGCTCAGTCTTGTGCTTCAATCTTGCACCTGATTCACAAATATGATTTTGTTGTCATCCACATGGCAGATGCTGTTGCTGGGGCTGAAAAGAAGTATGCTGATGGAACTTTGGCAAGTTATCTCATCAGAGAGATTGGGAGAACTAATCCTAAAGCCTATGTTAAGGATACCATGGGGGCAGAAAATATTGGACGTTTTCTGGTGGAGCTTGCTGATCGGCTGCCAAAGTTGGTTTCAACCAACATTGGACTTCTAGTGCCACACTTTGGTGGGGAGTCTTATAAGATAAGGAATGCTCTTGTTGGGGTTTTGGGAAGGTTGGTTGCAAAGGCATTTAAGGACGTTGATGGAGAAGTGAGTTCTAAATCTGTCCGTCTTAGAACCAAGCAAGCCATGATGGAGATTTTGCTTGAACGGTGTCGAGATGTTTCAGCTTACACTAGGAGTCGGGTTCTACAGGTTTGGGCTGAATTATGTGAAGAGCATTCTGTTTCAATTGGATTGTGGAATGAGGTTGCCGAAGTTGCTGCTGGGAGGTTGGAGGATAGGAGTGCTATTGTTAGAAAATCTGCATTAAATTTGCTCATCGTGATGTTGCAACATAATCCTTTTGGTCCACAACTTCGAATAGTTTCATTTGATGCAACATTAGAGCAGTACAAGAGGAAGCTAAGCGAGTTTGAGTCCAATATTCCTTCAGAAAGTGTTGAACATGTTTTGCCATCTGAAAATGATACTTACTACGGAAATAGCGAAATTGATGATGTAAATGCTGAGGAGGTGGTCAAGGAGCAGCAAGAGAGTTTGGCTGATAGTTATTTGCCTCATAGCGAAGAAGGGATTGCTGAGAAGGATACTTCTTTGCCAGATGTTGGGAACTTGGAGCAGACCAGGGCATTGGTTGCTTCACTTGAGGCTGGCTTGAGATTTTCCAAGTGTGTATCTGCCACAATGCCAACTCTTGTTCAATTGAtggcttcatcttcttcaagtGATGTTGAGAACACGATTCTTTTGTTGATGAGGTGCAAACAGTTCCAAATTGATGGTGCTGAAGCTTGCCTCCATAAGATGTTGCCACTA GTATTTTCTCAAGATAAATCTATCTATGAAGCTGTGGAGAATGCTTTcattactatttatataaagaaaaaccCAGTGGAAACTGCTAAAAATCTTTTGAATCTCGCGATAGATTCAAATATAGGAGATCAAGCAGCCATGGAGTTTATTATTTCTGCCTTGGTGTCCAAAGGAGATATATCTACGAGTATG ATATCAGCATTATGggattttttttgctttaatgTTAGTGGAACCACAGCAGAGAAAAGTCGTGGTGCTCTGTCTGTCCTTTGCATGGCTGCAAAATCATCCAATATGATTCTTGGATCTCACTTACAAGATATTATTGATATTGGATTTGGTCGTTGGGCTAAAGAAGAACCTCTGCTTGCTAGGACAGCATGTATTGCTTTTCAGAGATTGTGTGAAGAAGATAAGAAGAAACTTTTGCTTAGTAATGGCAGCCGGGTGTTTGGTATTCTAGAAAGCTTAATTACTGGCTTTTGGCTTCCAGATAATATATGGTTTGCTGCTGCTGATAAAGCAATAAGTGCCATTTATAGTACTCATCCAGCTCCGGAAGCCAAAGCTGCTGATCTTGTTAAGAAGTCTATTAACTCTGTCTTTCATTCTAATGGGGGAGATAAGCTGCAGAAGGACATAGACAATGGTAACGATAGCATGCTAACCACAGTTCAAGTTGGAAAACTTGGTAGGTGTTTATTTGTTGTAAGTCATGTGGCCATGAACCAACTGGTATATATCGAGTCTTGCGCTCGGAAAATCCAGAAACAGAAAATCAGAAAGGATAAAATGTTTGATGATCATCAAAATGTGCATGATAATGGCTCCATGAACACTAATGTACCAATG GACAGTAGTATCAATGCTGAATTAGGTCTTGCTGCCTCTGAAGAGGCAATACTTGATACACTAACTGAAAGGgcagaaaaagaaattgtttctGGTGCTTCCAATGATAAGAATTTGATTGGACAATGTGGACAGTTCCTATCAAGGCTTTGTAGAAATTTTTCTCTGATGCAAAAG TATCCTGATTTACAGGCATCTGCAGTCCTTGCTCTGTGTCGATTTATGATTATTGATGCAAACTATTG TGAAGCAAATCTTCAACTTCTGTTCACGGTTGTGGAGAGTGCACCCTCAGAAATTGTTCGTTCCAATTGCACCATCGCTCTTGGAGATTTGGCTGTCCGCTTTCCTAATCTGTTAGAACCTTGGACTGAGAAAATGTATTCCCGCCTACAAGACCCATCTGTTTCTGTCCGGAAAAATGCTGTTCTGGTGCTTTCGCATCTCATATTAAATGACATGATGAAG GTGAAAGGGTACATAAATGAGATGGCTATACGAGTAGAAGATGATAATGAGAGGATTTCAAACCTGGCTAAACTATTTTTCCATGAGCTGTCTAAGAAAG GAAGCAATCCTATATATAATTTACTTCCTGATATACTCGGCAAATTATCTAACCAGAACTTGAGGTGGGAATCTTTTTGCAACATCATGCAACTCTTGATTGGTTCCAtcaagaag GATAAACAAATGGAAGCTCTTGTTGAGAAACTTTGCAATAGGTTTAGTGGGGTGACAG ATATTAGACAATGGGAATATATTTCCTATTGTCTTTCTCAGCTTGCATTTACTGAAAAGGGAATGAAAAAGCTCATGGAGGCATTCAAGATCTATGAGCATGCCCTGTCAGAGGATTCTGTCATGGAGCATTTTAGAAGTATAATTAACAAG GGTAAGAAATTTGTAAAACCAGAACTCAAAGTGTGCATCGAGGAGTTTGAGGAAAAGCTTAATAAATTCCACATTGAAAAGAAGGAGCAAGAATTGGCAACAAGAAATGCTCAAATTCATAGGCAAAAAGTTGGTACGATGGAAAAGTTTGTGGAGGACTGCAATTCTAGAGGAGAGAGTGCAGAATCTGATACTTCTGAAG ATGGTGAAGTTGTTGATCCATGTTTGGAAGGGGTGACCCAATGTTTGGATGATGTATCAAGTTTAGAATCTGGCAACTCAAAAGAACATTCTGGTATGTCTAGTGAGGTGGTAGAGTCTGAAACAGATGATGTTGAAGTTCAATCCTCAAAAATTGACATGAAAG TGTGCAATCATTTATAG